The Marinobacter halotolerans genome includes a window with the following:
- a CDS encoding acetylornithine deacetylase: MKRLLTLLVVLALMGYLAFKGGVWWLADQRLAEADRAVDDIGVIDHGQIRSDISGSLTLVDGFYEDFRLSRPLKVGRLTFDAGSPVALVNALLDPSALPSQWRLRGEQLSMTLDNALLSNWVTESGEPGTPPLFAPVCGPDPQQRLSTADLLGLGIARVTGEVLLRQDASQVYGEITTAETGSLEVLWPGARFNPLDPTALMTSSTQPVSVTLRDGGLMRRIAAYCSREAGMEANQWLSLATETFRAGLADRGFRASDQLIALYRQWLTEGGELSLELRPGEALWGVPVGASAPFVTYNDARVPDVYLERLEVAPEPAESAEPAEEKPAAQAPGWQVADKAEAAGLIGQTVRVTLANGNVVEGRLAAVSEERMEVARLVDGGEVAYPIATRLIDGFEVWRRGQTP; encoded by the coding sequence ATGAAACGCCTGCTGACCCTGCTGGTTGTACTTGCCCTGATGGGCTATCTGGCGTTCAAGGGCGGTGTCTGGTGGCTGGCGGATCAGCGTCTTGCCGAGGCGGATCGCGCCGTGGACGATATCGGCGTCATTGATCATGGCCAGATCCGCTCGGACATTTCAGGATCGCTGACTCTGGTGGACGGCTTCTATGAAGATTTCCGGCTGTCACGACCGCTGAAAGTGGGGCGCCTGACGTTCGACGCCGGTTCGCCGGTAGCGCTGGTCAATGCCCTGCTTGACCCCTCGGCTCTGCCCTCACAATGGAGGCTGAGAGGCGAGCAGCTTTCGATGACGCTCGATAACGCCCTGTTGAGCAATTGGGTCACGGAATCGGGCGAGCCCGGAACTCCGCCACTGTTTGCCCCGGTCTGTGGCCCGGATCCCCAGCAGCGCTTGAGCACCGCAGATCTGCTCGGTCTGGGTATTGCCCGGGTCACCGGTGAGGTGCTCTTGCGCCAGGATGCCTCTCAGGTTTACGGGGAAATCACCACGGCGGAAACGGGCAGCCTGGAAGTGCTCTGGCCTGGGGCCCGCTTCAACCCTCTGGACCCGACGGCCCTGATGACCTCCAGCACACAGCCGGTGAGTGTCACGCTTCGGGACGGCGGCCTGATGCGCCGGATAGCAGCCTACTGTTCCCGTGAGGCCGGTATGGAAGCCAACCAGTGGCTCAGCCTTGCAACGGAGACTTTTCGGGCCGGACTGGCCGACCGCGGTTTCCGGGCCAGCGACCAGTTGATCGCCCTTTACCGCCAATGGCTGACCGAAGGTGGTGAGTTGAGCCTGGAACTGCGCCCTGGCGAGGCATTGTGGGGTGTCCCGGTAGGTGCCTCCGCGCCTTTTGTGACCTATAACGACGCCCGCGTGCCCGATGTCTATCTGGAGCGGCTGGAAGTCGCGCCGGAACCTGCAGAATCCGCCGAGCCGGCCGAGGAAAAGCCGGCAGCGCAGGCGCCGGGCTGGCAGGTTGCCGACAAGGCGGAAGCCGCCGGACTGATTGGCCAGACGGTGAGAGTCACCCTGGCAAATGGTAATGTGGTGGAAGGGCGCCTGGCAGCTGTCAGTGAAGAACGAATGGAAGTAGCACGGCTGGTTGACGGCGGTGAGGTGGCTTACCCCATCGCAACCCGGCTGATCGATGGTTTTGAAGTCTGGCGTCGCGGCCAGACTCCCTAG
- the argA gene encoding amino-acid N-acetyltransferase produces MKSNEWLHGFRHSSPYINAHRGRTVVLSIGGDAIAHDNLINIIHDIALLSSLGVRLVVAFGARPQIQTRLDAIGAESVFHRGLRVTPESQLLPVLEAIGGLRAYLESHLSMGMVNSPMHNARIRVTSGNYMTARPVGVLDGIDFGYTGRVRRVDVTGIEKLLELGHIVLLPPLGYSPTGDAFNLSYEDVGGQVAAALKAEKLIMFTENQGLPEDDGSLIRELTAKQATERLSAGKVEGHDGDLLKAACDACVKGVRRAHIISYVQDGALLEELFTRDGSGTLVSGDNYEQIRPARVEDIGGILGLIQPLEEQGILVRRSRDMLETEIGCYVVAERDGTIVGCAALHAYPEEGAGELSCFAVDQAYRRAGRGDDILAMVEKLARGQGIQRLFALTTQTEHWFRERGFRPSSVQELPGPKLASYNVERKSKVFVKPLV; encoded by the coding sequence TTGAAATCCAACGAATGGCTGCATGGGTTCCGCCACTCATCGCCCTATATTAATGCCCACCGTGGTCGCACTGTGGTGTTGAGCATTGGGGGCGATGCGATTGCCCATGACAATCTCATCAACATCATCCATGACATTGCCCTGCTGAGCAGCCTTGGGGTGCGACTTGTGGTGGCGTTTGGCGCGCGGCCGCAGATTCAGACGCGGTTGGATGCGATTGGGGCCGAGTCGGTTTTCCACCGGGGCCTGAGGGTGACACCGGAATCCCAGTTATTGCCGGTACTGGAAGCCATTGGCGGTCTGCGTGCCTACCTGGAAAGCCATCTGTCCATGGGTATGGTGAATTCGCCCATGCACAATGCCCGCATACGGGTCACCAGTGGCAACTACATGACGGCCCGGCCCGTGGGCGTGCTGGACGGTATTGATTTTGGCTACACCGGCCGGGTCCGGCGGGTAGATGTGACTGGCATTGAAAAACTTCTGGAGCTGGGCCACATCGTGCTGCTGCCACCCCTGGGCTATTCGCCCACCGGCGACGCATTTAACCTGTCCTATGAGGATGTGGGCGGTCAGGTTGCCGCTGCCCTGAAGGCGGAAAAACTGATCATGTTTACCGAAAACCAGGGCCTGCCGGAAGATGACGGTTCGCTGATCCGTGAACTGACTGCCAAGCAGGCCACGGAGCGCCTGTCTGCGGGTAAGGTTGAAGGGCATGATGGCGACCTGCTCAAGGCTGCCTGCGATGCCTGCGTGAAAGGAGTTCGCCGGGCCCACATCATCAGCTATGTCCAGGACGGTGCCCTGCTGGAAGAGCTCTTCACCCGGGATGGCTCCGGCACCCTGGTCAGCGGCGACAACTACGAGCAGATCCGTCCGGCGAGAGTGGAAGACATAGGCGGCATTCTGGGCCTGATCCAGCCCCTGGAGGAACAGGGCATACTGGTGCGCCGCTCCCGCGACATGCTGGAAACCGAGATCGGCTGCTACGTGGTGGCGGAAAGGGACGGCACCATCGTGGGTTGTGCCGCCCTGCACGCCTATCCGGAGGAAGGCGCCGGCGAGTTGTCGTGCTTTGCGGTAGACCAGGCCTATCGCCGTGCCGGACGCGGGGATGACATTCTGGCGATGGTCGAGAAGCTGGCCCGTGGTCAGGGTATCCAGCGTCTTTTCGCCCTGACCACGCAAACGGAACACTGGTTCCGGGAGCGCGGCTTCAGGCCGTCGTCGGTGCAGGAACTGCCGGGGCCGAAACTGGCGTCCTACAACGTCGAGCGAAAATCAAAGGTCTTCGTCAAACCGCTGGTTTAG
- the argE gene encoding acetylornithine deacetylase, with translation MPASTQHLPGIQDMLARLISQPSISSASAEWDHSNEPVVRTLAEWLEPMGFEVEVLDVPGMPGKVNMIATLGRGPGGLVLSGHTDTVPFDDKRWQSDPFRLTERDNRWYGLGTCDMKGFFPLAIEAAKAFVNEKLQQPLIILATADEESSMNGARALAEAGRPKARYAVIGEPTGLKPVRMHKGIMMERLVFEGQSGHSSDPGLGRNALEGMHEALGHLLALRKSWQEQYSNPNFRVQVPTMNLGCIHGGDNPNRICARCELHFDLRPLPGMDMDALRHSIKQTLQPLAQSRGLSMEFEPLFDGVPPFETAEDAELVRACEKLTGHTAEAVAFATEAPWLQKLGLETLVMGPGSIDQAHQPDEFLELSQLDPAVRILKGLIRKFCL, from the coding sequence ATGCCCGCATCCACACAGCATCTCCCCGGTATCCAGGACATGCTTGCACGGCTGATTTCCCAGCCGTCCATCAGCAGCGCCTCGGCCGAGTGGGATCACAGCAATGAACCGGTGGTGCGCACCCTGGCGGAGTGGCTTGAACCCATGGGGTTCGAGGTTGAAGTGCTGGACGTGCCCGGTATGCCCGGCAAGGTCAACATGATCGCCACGCTTGGTCGCGGCCCCGGTGGTCTGGTGCTGTCCGGGCATACTGACACGGTGCCTTTTGACGACAAACGCTGGCAGAGCGATCCGTTCCGTCTCACCGAGCGGGACAATCGTTGGTACGGCCTCGGCACCTGCGACATGAAGGGCTTTTTTCCGTTGGCCATTGAAGCGGCCAAAGCCTTTGTGAACGAAAAACTGCAGCAGCCGCTGATTATCCTGGCCACCGCCGACGAAGAAAGCTCGATGAACGGAGCCCGGGCACTGGCGGAGGCAGGGCGACCGAAAGCACGCTATGCGGTGATCGGCGAGCCGACGGGCCTCAAGCCGGTACGCATGCACAAAGGCATCATGATGGAGCGTTTGGTCTTCGAGGGACAGTCCGGCCATTCCTCCGATCCGGGCCTTGGCCGGAATGCGCTTGAAGGCATGCACGAGGCTCTGGGGCACTTGCTGGCCCTGCGCAAGAGCTGGCAGGAGCAGTACAGCAATCCCAATTTCCGGGTTCAGGTGCCCACCATGAATCTGGGCTGTATTCATGGGGGCGATAATCCCAACCGAATCTGCGCCCGCTGCGAGCTGCATTTTGATCTGCGGCCACTGCCGGGAATGGATATGGACGCGCTGCGGCATTCGATCAAACAGACCCTGCAGCCGCTGGCACAAAGCCGTGGGCTGTCCATGGAGTTCGAGCCGCTGTTTGACGGTGTGCCGCCGTTCGAGACGGCCGAAGACGCCGAACTGGTGCGGGCCTGTGAAAAGCTCACCGGCCATACCGCGGAGGCGGTGGCGTTTGCCACTGAAGCGCCCTGGCTGCAGAAGCTGGGTCTGGAAACACTGGTGATGGGCCCCGGATCCATCGATCAGGCTCACCAGCCGGATGAGTTTCTGGAATTGTCACAACTCGACCCTGCGGTCAGGATCCTGAAAGGTCTGATCCGCAAGTTTTGCCTCTAG
- a CDS encoding DUF1631 family protein: MDPKERRSSPRKPIKLAAQLDLGNGQTLPCQIADFCAEGLFVRYSGDTARKLDQLLKSPSARDLLVRFRSTDGRQRHELNVDVRRRIDGAMGVSFNRSNPAAIDALLAMVGANREQDRVSLKAPSDRVQFVLHQAAKAVVQYIEPLMDAALVQMIATLKESAQKAGNNQQANELMDAAGQVEARQRVIWHQMAKSLESPLKPAPKGAPGAELSVVDKGEFEDWLTLRVMVTKADTQYRGDLLQLKLRLDKLGVSNATGHHNPLGPGLICEAFHAGLTQLKVNREVEKICLRVFDKSVLKHLEPMYQELNNILIRHGVLPDLDLTKYLSEQPSQKSQPETEQKQKPQAQPKERVAESENAGADGAPEADETGPRETSPRRRFTGPSRSSSEFRGYSSAAKTAFATVKSLLGTLTSSRIARGDPEPVEFAPGARELSAGEFHRQLQKMQAEPAPTEAETTLRKRVVERVKEDGEHALGQEHQATLDVVDRFFSSVVESPKLSTYARERMRSLEVPVLKVVMRDPEFFEDRDSPVRGVMDRLAQLGVKGGRINPVVQRRIDELIQRINTDFEQDTGVFENAVGELDMLIDRQNLVYRRNVERVTAAAEGAQKVAESKQAVAGVLDQKLGGRKIPRAVLSLLDGGWRDLLSLTWIRQGEDSPLWQDYLSVVDSLMTFADDPQSDINLPELLRVIQDGLASISSNHMPSSQIRDELKQFLVRSPSEPPELVEVPVAKPKEKSEQAVSEREQRSLQRWINRAQQLRTGDWMRDQDKPDEPQYIRLVWVARGFSRFVFVNHQGMRVVELELEALAQKMRKGMIVPDSQYERPLVDESIDRMVKKVYDQLSWASTHDDLTGLLGRREFERMLEQQLAIREDERALVRLDLRQFRLLNDTAGYQAGDQALKQVADILRSHVGDGMPLARLAGNEFALMLPAENSLEGARGIIEAIEKTEFKFDSGSYHLSASAGLAAEMPGLTDAERWLKASEEALKRAKKRGHGKVIEYSMDAHDQARQDQIAAKVASLGDLNEERMLLRCQKMIPLHADTTMSPQYEILISMYDDSGNLITGKDFVRMAERYDRMQAVDRWVVGHVLDWLRDKAPDPAHMGGICINLSGHSLNDQSLMEFIYDKLSQKDAPIERIWFEITEASAINDLQSISEFVEEMKELGCRFCLGDFGTGPTSFQFLRSLPVDLIKLDSAFTRELDKSETDRAMVKSMIDMAHYMKREVIASQVETRTVLDMLTSLGADYAQGFVIEKPRLLSSLD; this comes from the coding sequence ATGGATCCGAAAGAACGTCGTTCGAGCCCCCGTAAGCCCATAAAACTTGCGGCCCAGCTGGATCTGGGCAATGGCCAGACCTTGCCCTGCCAGATTGCAGACTTCTGCGCGGAAGGTCTGTTCGTACGCTATTCCGGCGATACCGCCAGGAAGCTGGACCAGCTTCTGAAGAGCCCGTCAGCAAGGGACCTGTTGGTTCGTTTCCGCAGTACGGACGGCCGTCAGCGCCACGAGTTGAACGTGGATGTGCGGCGCCGCATCGACGGTGCCATGGGCGTCAGTTTTAACCGGTCAAATCCTGCTGCCATTGATGCTCTGCTTGCCATGGTGGGAGCGAACCGGGAGCAGGACCGGGTGTCCCTGAAAGCTCCAAGTGACCGGGTGCAGTTTGTACTGCATCAGGCGGCCAAAGCTGTGGTTCAGTATATCGAGCCGCTGATGGACGCAGCCCTGGTCCAGATGATTGCTACCCTGAAAGAATCAGCCCAGAAGGCGGGTAACAACCAGCAGGCGAATGAACTGATGGATGCCGCCGGGCAGGTGGAAGCCCGTCAGCGGGTGATCTGGCACCAAATGGCGAAGAGCCTGGAATCCCCGCTCAAACCGGCCCCTAAAGGTGCTCCCGGGGCTGAACTGTCGGTGGTGGACAAGGGTGAATTCGAGGATTGGCTGACGCTGCGGGTAATGGTCACCAAAGCTGACACCCAGTATCGCGGCGATCTGCTGCAGTTGAAGCTCAGGCTCGACAAGCTGGGGGTTTCCAACGCAACGGGGCATCACAATCCGTTAGGCCCCGGGCTTATCTGCGAGGCGTTTCACGCCGGCCTGACCCAGCTCAAGGTAAACCGCGAGGTAGAAAAGATCTGCCTGCGGGTATTCGATAAATCCGTGCTCAAGCATCTGGAGCCCATGTATCAGGAGCTGAACAATATCCTGATACGCCACGGTGTATTGCCGGACCTGGATCTGACCAAATACCTGAGTGAGCAGCCCTCGCAGAAGTCACAGCCAGAAACAGAGCAAAAACAGAAACCGCAAGCGCAACCGAAAGAGCGCGTGGCGGAGTCTGAAAATGCCGGAGCTGACGGAGCGCCAGAGGCAGATGAAACCGGGCCCCGGGAAACGTCACCCCGCCGGCGTTTTACCGGGCCGTCTCGCTCTTCCTCTGAGTTCCGGGGCTATTCCTCTGCGGCCAAGACTGCCTTTGCCACGGTCAAAAGCCTGCTGGGTACACTGACTTCCAGCCGCATTGCCCGGGGTGACCCCGAGCCGGTGGAATTTGCCCCCGGCGCCCGCGAACTTTCTGCCGGCGAATTCCACAGGCAGCTTCAGAAGATGCAGGCGGAGCCGGCACCGACTGAGGCCGAAACCACGTTGCGCAAGCGTGTTGTCGAGCGCGTCAAGGAAGACGGTGAGCATGCCCTGGGTCAGGAACATCAGGCCACGCTGGATGTGGTGGACCGGTTCTTCAGCAGTGTAGTGGAAAGCCCGAAACTGAGCACCTATGCCCGGGAGCGAATGCGCTCGCTGGAGGTACCGGTTCTGAAAGTGGTTATGCGTGATCCGGAGTTTTTCGAAGACCGCGACAGCCCGGTCCGGGGCGTGATGGATCGCCTTGCCCAGCTGGGGGTGAAAGGAGGGCGAATTAACCCGGTTGTCCAGCGCCGCATCGATGAGCTGATCCAACGGATCAACACGGATTTTGAGCAGGATACCGGTGTTTTCGAAAACGCCGTGGGCGAGCTGGACATGCTGATTGACCGGCAGAATCTGGTCTACCGCCGTAATGTGGAAAGGGTAACGGCCGCGGCAGAGGGCGCCCAGAAAGTGGCCGAATCCAAGCAGGCGGTGGCCGGCGTTCTCGATCAGAAGCTGGGTGGTCGCAAGATCCCCCGAGCGGTCCTGAGCTTGCTGGACGGAGGCTGGCGAGATCTGCTGTCGCTGACCTGGATCCGCCAGGGAGAGGACAGCCCGCTCTGGCAGGATTACCTGTCGGTGGTCGACTCGCTGATGACCTTTGCCGACGACCCCCAGAGCGACATCAACCTGCCGGAACTGCTTCGGGTAATCCAGGACGGACTGGCCTCGATCTCCAGCAACCACATGCCGTCGTCGCAGATTCGGGACGAGCTGAAGCAGTTTCTGGTGCGTAGCCCCTCCGAGCCGCCTGAACTGGTAGAGGTACCGGTCGCCAAGCCGAAAGAGAAAAGCGAGCAGGCTGTCTCCGAGCGGGAGCAGCGTAGTCTGCAGCGCTGGATTAATCGTGCCCAACAGCTGCGCACCGGTGACTGGATGCGGGATCAGGACAAGCCCGACGAGCCCCAGTACATTCGCCTTGTCTGGGTGGCTCGTGGCTTCAGCCGGTTTGTGTTTGTAAACCATCAGGGCATGCGAGTGGTGGAGCTTGAACTGGAAGCGCTGGCCCAGAAGATGCGCAAAGGCATGATCGTGCCGGACAGCCAGTACGAGCGGCCGCTGGTGGATGAAAGTATCGATCGCATGGTCAAGAAGGTCTACGACCAGCTGTCCTGGGCATCGACCCACGACGACCTCACCGGCCTGCTGGGTCGCCGGGAGTTTGAACGCATGCTGGAACAGCAGCTGGCGATCCGCGAAGACGAGCGTGCACTGGTTCGGCTGGATCTGCGCCAGTTCCGGTTGTTGAACGACACCGCCGGCTACCAGGCCGGGGACCAGGCCCTCAAGCAGGTGGCCGATATTCTGCGCAGCCACGTGGGCGACGGCATGCCGTTGGCGCGCCTGGCTGGGAACGAGTTTGCGCTGATGCTGCCAGCGGAGAACTCCCTTGAGGGCGCCCGGGGAATTATCGAGGCCATCGAGAAAACCGAGTTCAAGTTCGACAGTGGCAGCTACCACCTGTCAGCCAGTGCCGGGCTGGCGGCTGAAATGCCGGGGCTGACGGACGCGGAACGCTGGCTGAAGGCGTCCGAAGAGGCCCTCAAACGAGCGAAAAAACGTGGACACGGCAAGGTTATTGAGTATTCCATGGATGCCCACGACCAGGCGCGCCAGGACCAGATTGCCGCCAAGGTGGCCAGCCTGGGGGATCTGAACGAGGAACGGATGCTGCTGCGGTGCCAGAAAATGATCCCGCTGCATGCGGACACCACCATGTCGCCCCAGTATGAAATCCTGATCAGCATGTATGACGACAGCGGCAACCTGATCACCGGAAAGGATTTTGTCCGCATGGCCGAGCGCTATGACCGCATGCAGGCGGTGGATCGCTGGGTGGTGGGCCACGTGCTGGACTGGCTGCGGGACAAGGCGCCGGACCCGGCCCATATGGGCGGCATCTGCATCAACCTGTCAGGGCATTCGCTGAATGACCAGTCGCTGATGGAGTTCATCTACGACAAGCTCAGCCAGAAAGACGCGCCGATCGAGCGGATCTGGTTTGAGATTACCGAGGCCTCGGCGATCAATGACCTGCAGAGTATTTCCGAGTTCGTGGAAGAAATGAAGGAACTGGGCTGCCGTTTCTGCCTGGGAGATTTCGGCACCGGGCCCACGTCTTTCCAGTTCCTGCGCAGCTTGCCGGTGGACCTGATCAAACTCGACAGCGCGTTCACCCGTGAGCTGGACAAGAGTGAGACCGACCGGGCCATGGTCAAGTCGATGATCGATATGGCGCACTACATGAAACGCGAGGTAATTGCGTCTCAGGTGGAAACCCGTACAGTACTGGATATGCTGACCAGTCTGGGCGCCGATTACGCTCAGGGCTTTGTGATTGAAAAACCACGATTGCTCAGCAGCCTCGACTGA
- the argB gene encoding acetylglutamate kinase, with amino-acid sequence MALDRETAMQVAAVLSNGLPYIQRFTGKTVVIKYGGNAMENDELKSSFARDVVLMKLVGINPIVVHGGGPQIGELLERLNIQSRFVNGMRVTDSQTMDVVEMVLGGQVNKQIVSLINRHGGTAVGLTGKDANLIRAKKLEVMDRSPELERPEIIDIGHVGEVASVNVEVIEMLTRSNVIPVIAPIGVGPDGASYNINADLVAGKVAEAMKAEKLILLTNVSGLKSKEDKVLTGLTAKQVNDLIDDGTIHGGMLPKIRCALSAVENGVRTAHIIDGRVAHATLLEIFTDEGVGTLISRN; translated from the coding sequence ATGGCTTTGGATCGTGAAACCGCAATGCAGGTGGCTGCTGTACTGAGCAATGGCCTGCCCTATATTCAACGCTTTACCGGCAAGACGGTCGTGATCAAGTACGGCGGTAACGCCATGGAAAACGACGAACTGAAAAGCAGCTTTGCCCGGGACGTGGTATTGATGAAGCTGGTGGGTATCAACCCGATCGTGGTCCATGGTGGCGGCCCACAGATTGGTGAATTGTTGGAGCGACTGAACATCCAGTCCCGTTTCGTTAACGGCATGCGGGTGACCGACAGCCAGACCATGGACGTGGTGGAAATGGTGCTAGGCGGCCAGGTGAACAAGCAGATTGTGTCACTCATCAACCGCCATGGCGGTACAGCGGTGGGTCTGACGGGCAAGGATGCAAACCTGATCCGCGCCAAGAAACTGGAAGTCATGGACCGTTCGCCGGAACTTGAACGTCCGGAGATTATCGACATCGGCCATGTTGGCGAGGTGGCCAGCGTGAATGTGGAAGTCATTGAAATGCTGACCCGCAGCAACGTTATTCCGGTGATCGCGCCGATCGGTGTGGGACCGGACGGTGCCTCCTACAACATCAACGCTGATCTGGTAGCTGGCAAGGTGGCAGAAGCCATGAAGGCGGAAAAGCTGATTCTGCTCACCAATGTTTCCGGGCTGAAAAGCAAGGAAGACAAGGTGCTGACCGGCCTGACGGCCAAACAGGTAAACGATCTGATCGACGATGGCACGATACATGGCGGCATGCTGCCCAAAATCCGCTGCGCGCTGAGCGCGGTGGAAAACGGTGTGCGGACAGCACATATTATTGACGGCCGTGTTGCCCACGCTACCCTGCTGGAAATCTTTACCGACGAGGGTGTGGGTACGCTGATCTCACGGAACTGA
- a CDS encoding aminopeptidase, with the protein MRQLSQIYPLTLLIVICFTIFSGCSSLGYYHQAAAGHLSLMMATEPVEDWLDAPSTPGPLKAKLRLSQQARQFAGKNLHLPVGDAFSEYTSLDRPWVLVNLVAVPEFSLEAHQWCYPLIGCQAYRGYYHLEDARAEARDFADRSYDTFIGGVTAYSTLGWFDDPLHSGFTRLSDSEMVALIFHELAHQVVYIPEDTAFNESFATAVELEGLRAWLQKTGDTAGFDQALDRLRQRNQTLELVEETTDELRALYERDASLSTAQMRQRKAAIFEKLRRDYLALAQHWDQPGPFGAAPASLNNANLALFRQYNQYVPGFRQLLRETGGRFDDFYRAVEALAELDKPQRIARLEALNQRFDEDL; encoded by the coding sequence ATGAGACAGCTTAGTCAGATCTATCCCCTTACGCTACTTATAGTGATCTGTTTCACAATATTTTCCGGTTGCTCTTCCCTTGGCTACTATCACCAGGCGGCCGCCGGGCACCTGTCACTGATGATGGCCACCGAACCGGTTGAGGACTGGCTGGACGCCCCATCTACGCCCGGGCCGCTAAAAGCCAAACTGCGTTTGTCTCAGCAGGCCCGGCAGTTCGCCGGGAAAAACCTGCACCTGCCGGTAGGCGATGCGTTCTCTGAATATACGTCGTTGGACCGTCCCTGGGTCCTTGTGAATCTGGTGGCTGTTCCGGAGTTTTCCCTGGAGGCCCACCAGTGGTGCTATCCCCTGATCGGCTGCCAGGCCTATCGCGGCTACTACCATCTCGAGGATGCCCGGGCAGAAGCCCGCGATTTTGCTGACCGCAGCTATGACACCTTCATCGGCGGTGTGACGGCCTATTCCACACTGGGCTGGTTTGACGACCCACTGCACTCCGGGTTTACCCGGCTATCCGATTCGGAAATGGTTGCCCTGATATTCCATGAACTGGCCCACCAGGTGGTGTATATCCCGGAGGACACAGCCTTCAACGAAAGCTTCGCCACAGCGGTGGAGCTTGAAGGTCTGCGGGCCTGGCTGCAGAAAACCGGCGACACCGCCGGCTTCGATCAGGCCCTGGATCGGCTGCGCCAGCGCAACCAGACACTGGAACTTGTTGAAGAAACGACCGACGAACTGCGAGCCCTTTATGAGCGCGACGCCAGTCTGTCGACCGCGCAGATGCGGCAGCGCAAAGCTGCCATTTTCGAGAAATTGCGACGGGACTATCTGGCTCTGGCGCAGCACTGGGATCAGCCCGGGCCCTTCGGCGCTGCCCCTGCGTCGCTCAACAACGCCAACCTGGCGCTGTTTCGCCAGTACAACCAGTATGTACCGGGGTTTCGCCAACTGCTGCGGGAAACCGGCGGAAGGTTTGACGACTTCTACCGGGCGGTGGAAGCCCTGGCGGAGCTGGACAAACCACAGCGGATAGCGCGGCTGGAGGCACTAAACCAGCGGTTTGACGAAGACCTTTGA